From the Streptomyces sp. NBC_01216 genome, the window CGGAACGTGGAGGATCACGGGCGACTCGGCGGAGCCCGGGTGGAGCCGGAAGGAAGGGGTGGTGTCCGTCATCTGCGTCCCTGCTGTGTGCCCGCGGCGAGGTGGGCTCCGCATCGACGGGTGCGCGCACGGGGAGCGGCGCACCCCACGTGGCGCCCGGGAAGCCTCATGATCTCCCGCGCCGTCGGTCAGGCGGGCGGGGAACCGGCCCGCCTCGCCCCGGGCCCGCCTCCCGTGTACCCGCAGCGGGGAAGGGACCGCGTCGGCGGGGCGGACGGTGTATCCGCACGGAGGATGAGTCAAACACGGGTGGTTCGCGGTGTTTCATGCGCTTCTCGAATGACGCGGATCGCCCCGAAGTCCCGATAACGGACTAACCCGGACCGTTTGCCTGTGGCATAGGCTCCGTGGCTTCGGGCGGGTATCGTCTCGGCCGCTCGGTCGGGATCCTTCGAGCCCGCGCCGGAGAAGTGCCGCGGAATCTTCGGCGTTTCCTGTTATCCGGGAGACGCCCTGCGGTCTCCCAGATGCCGGGCATCGACAACAGGCGGGACAGGCAGAGTGAATCAGGGCATGGGAACACAGCACGGGACGGATCTCGTAAGGGCGGCACAGAGCGGCGACCCGTGGGCTCAGGACCAGCTCATCGCCGCCTATCTGCCCCTCGTCTACAACATCGTCGGACGAGCCCTCAACGGTCACCAGGACGTCGACGACGTCGTGCAGGAGACGATGTTGCGGGCGCTCGACGGCCTGGGGGGCCTGCGCGCACCGGACAGTTTCCGGTCCTGGCTCGTCGCCATCACCATGAACGGGATACGCGGTCACTGGCACAAGCGGCGCACCGGCCTTCCCGCCGGCGCCCTCGACGACGCCCGTGACGTCCCTCACCCCGGGGCCGACTTCGTGGAACTCGCCGTCGTCCGGCTGCACCTGTCCGGGCAGCGGCGGGAGACCGCCGAGGCGACCCGCTGGCTGGAGCCGGACGACAGCGCCCTGCTGTCGCTGTGGTGGCTGGAGTGCGCGGGCGAGCTGACCCGCTACGAGCTGGCGGCAGCCCTCGAACTCTCCACGCAGCACACCGCGGTCCGTGTGCAGCGGATGAAGACACAGCTCGACACCGCCCGGGTCGTCGTGCGGGCCCTCGCGGAGAACCCGCTGTGCCCCGCCCTGGGGTCCGAGCTCGGCACCTGGGACGGCCGGCCCTCGGCCCTCTGGCGCAAGCGAATAGCCCGCCACGCCCGCGGCTGCGCGCACTGCCGGGGCCTGTGGAGCAACCTCGTCCCCGCCGAGGGGCTGCTGGCCGGACTGCTCCTCGTCCCCCCGGCGGCGCTGTTGCTCGCCACCGTCCGGGACGCCGCGGGCTCCGGACTCGCAGCGGCGTCCGCCGCGACCACCGCGTTCCCGGCACAGCACCACGGCACCGGATACGGGACGCCCGGTCCCTACGGGGCCACCGAGCCCTACGGTGCGCCGTACGAGGCATCCGGTACCTACGAGGCATCCGGCTCCTACGGGACGCCGGGCGGGTACGACACCTCCGGCGGGTACGACACCTCCGGCGGGTACGGGACGCCGAGCCCGTACGAGACGAACGGCGCCTACGGGACCACGCTGTCGCACGAGTCCGACCCCCTCCACGGAGCTCCCGCGCAGACGCCGTACGAGGCCGCGCCGTACCAGAGCGGCCCGGCCCACGCGGCGACCGCCCCCTACGACGTGAGCGCGCTCCGCGCCCCGTACGAGACGGCGGAGCCCTACGAGGCCGCGGGCCCCTCCGAGCCGACCGAGCCGTGGACCACGGGCGAGGAGAGCGTCGCCCAGGAGCCCGGAGCGTCGTACGGGCACCGGAGTGCCCCGGCGGGAGCGGGCGGTCGTGGCTCCCGAGGTGCCCGCCGGCGTCGGGAACAGGAGCGGCGACGCGGCCGGCGCAGGGCCGTCGTCGCCGCCGGCATGGCGGTCGTGGCCGTCACCGGCGGGTCGTTCTACCTGAGCGGGGGACCCGACGGGGACGGCGACACGCTGGACGCGAACCGCGCCGCCGCGCCCGGCCCCGACCTGCCCCTCGCACAGCAACCCACCACCATGCTGGAGACTCCTTCCGCCTCGGCGTCCGCGTCCGCGTCCGCGTCCGCGTCGGCGAGCGCCACCGCGAGCCCGTCCGCCACCCCCAGCCGCACGGCGAAAGCCACGCCGAAGAAGACCGCCGCGCCCCGCACCTCGTCGCCCGCGCCGAAGCCGAAGGCGACCACCACGGGGACCGGCACGGGCACCGGAACGAAGCCCGGGTCCGGCTCGGACTCGACCGCCGACCAGGTCATCAGCCTGGTCAACGCCGAGCGAGCCAAGGCCGGCTGCGCTCCCCTGACGGCGAACTCGCAGCTGACCAGGGCGGCTCAGGGGCACTCCGACGACATGGCCGCGCGTGGCTTCTTCGATCACACCAATCCCGACGGCAAGAGTCCGGGCGACCGGGTCACGGCCGCCGGCTATCCCTGGTCGACGTACGGCGAGAACATCGCCAAGGGCCAGCGGACCCCGGAGCAGGTGATGGAGGCGTGGATGAACAGCCCGGGCCACCGCGCCAACATCCTCAACTGCGCCTTCAAGGAGATCGGGGTCGGCATCCACGACGAGGGCGGCCCCTACTGGACGCAGGTCTTCGGCGCTCGCTGACGGAGAACGCGCCGCGGCCGGCCGGACCGGTGCGCCACGGCCCCGTGCCACCGCGCCCCGGCCGCGACGTCCGTGGCGCCGTGGTCCTGGCCGCGTCCGTCGCCCTTTCCCGGCGGCCGGGCGTGACCGGGCACTCCGCCGCCTCCGCCCCTGTGTCAGGGTGGGACCGTGACCACGAGTGAGAACCCCGACCGCCTCGTCCTCGGTTGCATGGGGCTGGGCGGAACCTGGGACCCGAGCCCCTACACGGCCGCCGACGTCGATGCCGCGGAGGGCGCCGTCGAGGCGGCCCTGGACAGTGGCATCACCGCGTTCGACCATGCCGACATCTACCGGCACGGGAAGTCCGAGGCCGTCTTCGGCGAGGTCCTGGCCCGGTCGGCCGGACTCCGGGAACGGATCACCCTCCAGACCAAATGCGGCATCCGGCTCGCCGACGGGGACCGGCCCGGCCGTTACGACCTGCGCGGCGCCACCCTCGTCCGCAAGGTCGAGGAGAGCCTGGCCCGTCTGCGTACCGACGTGCTGGACGTCCTGCTCCTGCACCGGCCCGACCCGCTCGCCGACCCGGCCGAGATCGGCGAGGCCCTGACCTCACTCCACCGTCAGGGCCTGGTACGCCGCTTCGGCGTGTCCAACATGAACGCCGCGCAGATCGCCCGGATCCAGGCCCACCTCGACCTGCCCCTGGTGGTCGACCAGTTGGAGATGAGCCTGCACCGGCGCGCCTGGTTGGAGGACGGCGTTCTCGTCAACACCCCGGAGTCTGCCGCCAACGGCTTTCCCTCCGGAACCGTGGAACACTGCCTGGCGCACGGGATCTCCCTCCAGGCGTGGGGGCCGCTCGCGCAGGGCCGCTACACCGGACGGGAGGAGAGCCCGGACGAGCGCGCCACCGCCGTGCTGGTGCGGAGGCTCGCGGAGGCGAGGGGTACGACGCCGGAAGCGGTGGTGCTGTGGTGGCTGCGCCGTCACCCGGCCCGCATCGTCCCCGTGATCGGCTCGTCGAACCCCGCGCGCATCCGTGCCTGCCGGGACGCGGCGCTCCGCGAACCGGACCTCGGCCACGAGGAGTGGTACCGGCTGTGGGTGACGGCGCGCGGAGCGGCGCTTCCGTAGCGACCGCGTGACGCCTCGGGCAGGGGGAGCGCCCGCCCTCCCTCCTGGGGACCGCGACCCCGCCCGCCCGGGGACCTGATTCGGCGGCCGGGGTGCGCGAGACCCGCTCAGGAGAAGGCGTACGAGCGGAAGCGGTCCCGCAGTGCCGCCACCGGCCGGCTTTCGCGGGTGAAGTAGAGCTTGTTGGTGAGGAGGACGGCCCACCGGCGCCGGGCGGGGGAGACCCACATCGCCGTGCCGGTGAAGCCGAAATGCGCCCAGACGTCCGGCCGGCCACCGCCACCAGGGACGGGATCGGGGTCGGGGTGCCAGAGGAGGCCACGGGCCGGGGCGAGCCGGCCGGTCCGTATCCGAAGCGACTCCGCGACCCACGGGCCGTCGAAAGCGGCCGGTCCGGGGGCGAGCGCGTGGCGGAGGAAGCGGGCGAGATCGCCGGCGGGGGCGAAGACGCCGGCTATGCCGCAGGCGCCGCCGAGCAGCCGGGTCGAGAAGTCGTGCACCGTCCCCTTCAGGTGCGCGCCGGCTCCGTCGTCGAACTCGGTGGGCGCGCAGCGGGCGGCGGCGTCGGCCGTCAGCGGGCCGTACCGGGTCTCGGACATGCCGAGGGGGGTCCAGACCCGGGACGCCGCGAGGTCGGCGAGCGTCCGGCCGGTGAGGTGCTCGGCGAGGTACCCGAGGACGAGCGCGGCCCGGTCCGTGTAGGCGACGGCCCGCCCCGGCGGGTGGCGCAGCGGCTCGGCCAGTACGCCCGCCCGGACGGCGGCCGGGTCGCCGCCGTAGTGGTGGCGGAGATTCGCGCGCAGGGGCAGGCCCGCGGTGTGCGTCATGAGGTGGTGCGCGGTGACCGCGCCGAGCGGTCGGCCCGCCGCCTCGGGCCAGAACGTGCCCAGCGGACGATGGAGTTCCAGACGGCCGGACCGGGCGAGTATCCCGGCGACGGACCAGACGGCGAGGATCTTCGTGAGACTGGCCAGATCGAAGAGGGTGTCGCTCCGCATCGGCTCGTCCGGGCAGGCGGGGTCGAGCACACCGGCCGCGCCGTCCGCCAGGACGCCCTCGGCGTCGCCGACGGACCAGACGGCTCCCGGGCACACCCGTGCCCGCACGGCGTCGCGGACCAGCGACTGGATCCGGTCGGTGTGGTGTCCCATGGCATCCCCCGGGTGCGGTCGGGCGGTCGGTGGCCCCGAAGGTGCCGGGCTCCGTCGGTATGCCCGGACCGAGCCCGAAGGATGCCTCGTCCGTCAGGGTCTGAACACCATCAGGCCGGATACCGTGCAGGACATCTCCGACACGTTCCGGTCCGGCGCCGGGTGGTACCGCCCCGCGCAGACCGAGAGGTTGACGATGAGGTGGGCGCGCCAGTCGCGGCCCACTCCGCGCCGGTCGGCGTGGGCGCGGACGCCGTTGACGCTCCACACCACCGACCGGGCGCCGAACTCGGTGCGCAGGTCCACCCATTCCCCCGGCCGGATCGAGGGGTGGCGGTAGTAGCGGTGTCCTCCCCGTACATGGTTGGACAGCTCCAGGAGGTCGGGGTTGTCCGGGTGGTACTCGAAGACGTCGATCTCCTGGCCGCCGTCCAGCCAGGTCCAGATCGCCGGCCAGGCTCCCATCTCCCTGGGGAGTCTCACCCGCGCCTCCAGCACGTCGCCCGCGCGGACCTGGAAGCCCTCGGCGCTGCCCTCCGTCGTCAGGAGGCCCGCGTCCCACTTCCCGTCGGGCCGCCGGGTCGCCCGGAAGACCCCCGAGCGGCTGTACGCCGGGTCCTCCACCAGGTAGTCCAGCTTGTTGTCGCCGGGGTTGGTGGGCCCGCCGCCGGGATAGGCCCAGGAGCGGCCCGCGACCCACTGGGTGGCGGAGCCGAAGTCCGCGACGAACACCGGCGTCGCGGAGGACGGAGCCGAGGGCGCGCGGGGCGGCGGCGGGGACGGCGACGGGTCCGGTGCCCGCGGCGGGGCGGGAACGGTGTCGCGCCCCTGCCCGCGGTGCCGTCGCCGCAGCCGGTCGATCAGATCCGAGAACATGGGCGAACTCCTCCGTGGGGGGTATGGGTCATCCGGAGGCGTTCTGCCCAGGGACGCGCCACTCATGCTGAATCGTTCACCATGTGTCGAGTTGTCGTCACACAGGAGTAGTCGTCGTACGAGAGGAGCGGCCGTGCGGACCGCGTTCCGTCGCCGCGGGGGTGGTCCGGACGCGGGCGCCGGGCCCGGTCGCCGCAGACGGCCCGAGGGGGGTGGGCCCTGCTCGCGAGGGGAGTCACCCACTCGTGTGGATACCCCCCAAGGGTATTGCTGTCACGGTGGAGTCAGGTGCCCCAAGGGGTCATCCTTTCGAAGGAGAGTGACGTGTTCTTTGTCGACAGCCTGGACACCGAGGGGCTCGGCAACCGGAGTTACCTCGCGGGAGGCGCCCGCGGTGCGGTGGTCGTGGACCCGCCCCGCGACATCGACCGTGTGATCGCTGAGGCGGCCCGGCGCGGCGTGCGGATCACGGCCGTCGCCGAGACCCATGTCCACAACGACTACACGTGACCGGTGGCCTGGAGCTCGCCCGGCTGACCGGGGCGCGCTACCTGGTGCCCGCCGCGGCCGATGTGGCCTACGCCCGGGTGTCGGTGGCCGACGGCGACCTGGAGCCCGTCGACGACGGACTCGCCCTGCGTGCCGTGGCCACCCCCGGTCACACCCCGCACCACACCACGTACGTCCTGGAGGAGGCCGGCCGTCCGGTGGCGGCCTTCACCGGCGGATCGCTCTCATCGGCGGCGTCGGCCGTCCCCGCCTGGTGGAACCGTGGCTGGCCGAGGACCTGGCCCGCGCCCAGTACGCCTCGGCGAACCGGCTGGCGGCCGAGCTGGACGACCAGGTGCGGGTCCTGCCCACGCACGGGTTCGGCAGCTTCTGCTCTCCGCCGTGACGGCGAGCGTGCGGGCGGGTGGATCGAGGGGAGCGTGCACCTTCCCGTCCACCGGATCCACCGGCACCTGGAGGACGTGCCGGAGGGCACCGTATGGGTGCACTGCGCGGGCGGCATGCGTGCCGCCATCGCCGCCTCCGTGCTCGCCGCCGCCGGACGTGACGTGGTGGCCGTCGACGACGGGTTCGGCGCCGCGGCCGAGGTCGGCCTCGTGCTCGTCACCCGGTGATCCGGCGGGTCTTCGGCAGCGTGCTGCTGGCGGTCGCCGTGGCCATGGGCGTCACGGCCCTGCTCCCAGTGCGGTCAGGCCAGCGAGAGGAAGAGCTTCTCCAGCCGGGCCCGCATCTGGGCGGAGTCCCGCATCTCCGGATCGTCGCCGTTCATGCACTGCTGGAGCCCGGTCGCGATGATCGAGAAGCCGGCCCGGTCGAGGGCGCGGGAGACCGCGGCGAGCTGGGTGACCACGTCCTCGCAGTCCCGGCCCTCCTCGACCATCCGGATGACGCCCGCGAGCTGGCCCTGCGCCCGCCTGAGCCTGTTGAGCGCCGACTTCAGCTCGTCGGCCGACATGTCGAGTTGCACGCTTCCTCCTGCTTCCATACCCCTATGGGTATCCTACCGTGGGGGTGAACCATCAATCGAAAGGCCCTGTTCGTGACCAGCCCGACCACCGCGACCACTCTGACGACCTCCCAGGCCACGAACCGGTTCGGCGAGTACGTCGTCATCGACGTCCGCACGCCCGGCGAGTACGCGGCGGGTCACGTGCCCGGCGCCCGCAACATCCCGCTCGACCGGATCGAGGAGGCCGCCGCCGCCCTGCGCGCCGCCGCCGAGCGCCAGCCGCTGCTGATCGTATGCGCCTCCGGTGCCCGTTCGAGTCGGGGCTGCGGCCGGCTGGCGGCCCTCGGTGTCCAGGCGGCGAGCCTCGACGGAGGCACCGCCGCGTGGGTGGCGGCCGGTCACCCGGTCGAGCGGCCGGCCGGGGTGCGGGCGGCCTGGCCCATGGACCGCCAGGTCCGTCTCGCCGCCGGGACGCTCGTCCTCCTCGGCTTCCTCGCCGGACTGGCGTGGCCGCCCGCCCACTGGCTCTCGGGCCTGGTGGCGGCCGGCCTGGTGTTCTCCGCCGTGACCGGCACCTGCGGCATGGCCGCCCTGCTGGGCCGGCTGCCGCACAACCGGGCGCCCCGGGGCGCGGTCACCTTCCGGGAGACCCTGGAGGGGCTGACCGCCTGACCTCTCGCCGATCCGACGTCGGCCCCGGAGGGTCAGCGCAGGCTCGCGCCGTAGACGCGGTCCACGGACAGTGTGAGCAGC encodes:
- a CDS encoding sigma-70 family RNA polymerase sigma factor, encoding MGTQHGTDLVRAAQSGDPWAQDQLIAAYLPLVYNIVGRALNGHQDVDDVVQETMLRALDGLGGLRAPDSFRSWLVAITMNGIRGHWHKRRTGLPAGALDDARDVPHPGADFVELAVVRLHLSGQRRETAEATRWLEPDDSALLSLWWLECAGELTRYELAAALELSTQHTAVRVQRMKTQLDTARVVVRALAENPLCPALGSELGTWDGRPSALWRKRIARHARGCAHCRGLWSNLVPAEGLLAGLLLVPPAALLLATVRDAAGSGLAAASAATTAFPAQHHGTGYGTPGPYGATEPYGAPYEASGTYEASGSYGTPGGYDTSGGYDTSGGYGTPSPYETNGAYGTTLSHESDPLHGAPAQTPYEAAPYQSGPAHAATAPYDVSALRAPYETAEPYEAAGPSEPTEPWTTGEESVAQEPGASYGHRSAPAGAGGRGSRGARRRREQERRRGRRRAVVAAGMAVVAVTGGSFYLSGGPDGDGDTLDANRAAAPGPDLPLAQQPTTMLETPSASASASASASASASATASPSATPSRTAKATPKKTAAPRTSSPAPKPKATTTGTGTGTGTKPGSGSDSTADQVISLVNAERAKAGCAPLTANSQLTRAAQGHSDDMAARGFFDHTNPDGKSPGDRVTAAGYPWSTYGENIAKGQRTPEQVMEAWMNSPGHRANILNCAFKEIGVGIHDEGGPYWTQVFGAR
- a CDS encoding aldo/keto reductase, coding for MTTSENPDRLVLGCMGLGGTWDPSPYTAADVDAAEGAVEAALDSGITAFDHADIYRHGKSEAVFGEVLARSAGLRERITLQTKCGIRLADGDRPGRYDLRGATLVRKVEESLARLRTDVLDVLLLHRPDPLADPAEIGEALTSLHRQGLVRRFGVSNMNAAQIARIQAHLDLPLVVDQLEMSLHRRAWLEDGVLVNTPESAANGFPSGTVEHCLAHGISLQAWGPLAQGRYTGREESPDERATAVLVRRLAEARGTTPEAVVLWWLRRHPARIVPVIGSSNPARIRACRDAALREPDLGHEEWYRLWVTARGAALP
- a CDS encoding serine hydrolase domain-containing protein — its product is MGHHTDRIQSLVRDAVRARVCPGAVWSVGDAEGVLADGAAGVLDPACPDEPMRSDTLFDLASLTKILAVWSVAGILARSGRLELHRPLGTFWPEAAGRPLGAVTAHHLMTHTAGLPLRANLRHHYGGDPAAVRAGVLAEPLRHPPGRAVAYTDRAALVLGYLAEHLTGRTLADLAASRVWTPLGMSETRYGPLTADAAARCAPTEFDDGAGAHLKGTVHDFSTRLLGGACGIAGVFAPAGDLARFLRHALAPGPAAFDGPWVAESLRIRTGRLAPARGLLWHPDPDPVPGGGGRPDVWAHFGFTGTAMWVSPARRRWAVLLTNKLYFTRESRPVAALRDRFRSYAFS
- a CDS encoding beta-glucanase — protein: MFSDLIDRLRRRHRGQGRDTVPAPPRAPDPSPSPPPPRAPSAPSSATPVFVADFGSATQWVAGRSWAYPGGGPTNPGDNKLDYLVEDPAYSRSGVFRATRRPDGKWDAGLLTTEGSAEGFQVRAGDVLEARVRLPREMGAWPAIWTWLDGGQEIDVFEYHPDNPDLLELSNHVRGGHRYYRHPSIRPGEWVDLRTEFGARSVVWSVNGVRAHADRRGVGRDWRAHLIVNLSVCAGRYHPAPDRNVSEMSCTVSGLMVFRP
- a CDS encoding metal-sensitive transcriptional regulator, producing the protein MQLDMSADELKSALNRLRRAQGQLAGVIRMVEEGRDCEDVVTQLAAVSRALDRAGFSIIATGLQQCMNGDDPEMRDSAQMRARLEKLFLSLA
- a CDS encoding rhodanese-like domain-containing protein, with the translated sequence MTSPTTATTLTTSQATNRFGEYVVIDVRTPGEYAAGHVPGARNIPLDRIEEAAAALRAAAERQPLLIVCASGARSSRGCGRLAALGVQAASLDGGTAAWVAAGHPVERPAGVRAAWPMDRQVRLAAGTLVLLGFLAGLAWPPAHWLSGLVAAGLVFSAVTGTCGMAALLGRLPHNRAPRGAVTFRETLEGLTA